The Salvia miltiorrhiza cultivar Shanhuang (shh) chromosome 1, IMPLAD_Smil_shh, whole genome shotgun sequence genome has a window encoding:
- the LOC131021423 gene encoding OVARIAN TUMOR DOMAIN-containing deubiquitinating enzyme 6-like — MTRILVQRGSSGSSSSSNQNRSATSSTSAPSPSSSSASPQPQATGTAQVIPTVKDENLVEVQEQNVLDELSDHCAASDNKSEDLSQGSLNSDRQGEKLVEDEIVHNDDSVSSGNLVKGFAGLSVVKEETDAMVESSFQKVPGSSYPPPPPVPPPKPSSVNSISRRSPSADPNAMRIGPSRRPAAVLPGVSSRSSPTGSRPSSPRSHCEGEGYNSADEQSPNYSPCYDDAEREHQFEIDLRRVKGLEVRKMLEDGNCLFRAVADQVYGDSELYDLVRQMCIDYMERERDHFSQFITEGFTSYCKRKRRDKVYGNNVEIQALSEMYNRPIHIYSYSTEPINIFHGTYNTDTPPIRLSYHHGNHYNSLVDPRRLTIGAGLGFSSLQGTDIDKGKVKAAIKAQQDQQIDNALLAEGRFYSDLELTEKEIERMVMEASRAEYLADDKFKQQVGPRESSTSRAEPSSSAARSSGSDARQEEGRDQGSAGSVLSGSMQVLLSMGFSYLQVIEAYSIFGDDVDSMICYLIEMSSSGRNKGKATEK, encoded by the exons ATGACTCGGATTTTAGTGCAGCGAGGTTCTTCTGGTTCATCATCGTCATCTAACCAAAACAGATCAGCAACATCATCGACATCAGCGCCTAGTCCGTCGTCTTCTTCAGCTTCTCCGCAGCCACAAGCTACTGGCACCGCACAAGTTATTCCAACAGTAAAGGATGAAAATTTGGTAGAAGTGCAAGAGCAGAATGTACTGGATGAGTTGTCAGATCATTGTGCTGCTTCAGACAACAAAAGTGAGGATCTTTCTCAGGGAAGTTTGAACAGCGACCGGCAAGGTGAAAAATTGGTAGAGGATGAGATAGTGCACAATGATGATAGTGTCAGTTCTGGAAATTTGGTTAAGGGGTTTGCAGGGTTGTCAGTGGTGAAGGAGGAAACTGATGCAATGGTTGAAAGTTCATTCCAGAAGGTCCCTGGCAGTTCATATCCACCACCACCTCCTGTACCACCTCCAAAGCCTTCTTCAGTGAACTCCATATCTAGGAGATCTCCATCTGCAGACCCAAATGCAATGCGAATAGGGCCATCTAGGAGACCTGCTGCTGTCTTGCCTGGTGTATCGAGCAGGTCATCGCCAACTGGATCTCGCCCATCTTCACCTCGTTCTCATTGCGAAGGTGAAGGATATAACAGTGCTGATGAGCAGAGTCCAAACTATAGTCCATGCTATGATGATGCA GAAAGAGAACACCAGTTTGAGATTGATTTAAGGCGAGTGAAAGGCTTGGAAGTGAGAAAAATGCTAGAGGATGGGAACTGCCTTTTTCGTGCTGTTGCAGATCAAGTATATGGTGATTCAGAATTATATGATTTGGTTAGGCAGATGTGCATTGACTATATG GAGCGGGAAAGAGATCATTTCTCACAGTTCATAACAGAAGGTTTTACTTCCTATTGCAAGAGGAAGAGAAGAGATAAG GTCTATGGAAATAATGTTGAGATTCAGGCTTTATCAGAAATGTACAACCGGCCTATACACATATATTCTTACAGCACAG AACCTATAAATATATTCCACGGAACTTACAATACCGACACGCCTCCAATACGGCTAAGCTACCACCACGGAAATCACTACAACTCTCTTGTTGATCCACGTAGGCTGACCATTGGTGCTGGGCTTGGATTTAGCTCCCTTCAAGGG ACGGACATTGATAAGGGTAAGGTAAAAGCAGCAATAAAAGCTCAACAGGATCAACAAATCGATAAT GCACTTCTTGCTGAGGGGCGCTTCTACTCCGATCTTGAGCTGACCGAGAAGGAAATAGAACGCATGGTGATGGAAGCTTCAAGGGCAGAGTATCTAGCCGATGACAAGTTCAAGCAACAAGTCGGTCCAAGGGAGTCCTCGACTTCTAGAGCTGAGCCCTCATCTTCTGCAGCAA GATCATCAGGAAGCGACGCCAGGCAGGAAGAAGGGCGCGATCAGGGGTCGGCCGGCTCAGTTCTGAGTGGCAGCATGCAGGTGCTGTTGTCTATGGGGTTTAGCTACCTGCAGGTGATCGAGGCATATAGCATTTTTGGTGACGATGTCGATTCCATGATCTGTTACCTAATAGAAATGAGCAGCAGCGGCAGAAATAAAGGCAAAGCAACGGAGAAATAA